The window GCATCAAAGAGTCCCCGGTGTGCACCGACTGCCACGGGGAGCACACGATCCGGTCGGCCACCGACCCGGCGTCGATGGTTTTCCGCGGGGCGGTGACCAAAACCTGTTCGGGTTGCCACGAGTCGGAGCGCCTGGCGGCGAAGTTCGGGTTGCCCGCCGGCCGCTTAAAGAGCTTCATGGACACCTACCACGGCCTTGCCTCCAAACGGGGGGACATGCGGGTGGCCAACTGCGCCTCCTGCCATGGCTGGCACGACGTCCTGCCCCACACCGACACCCGCTCCGCCATCCACCCCAACAATTTGTCGAACACCTGCGGCCGGTGCCACGAAGGGGCCCAAACCAAGCTGATGTCGGGGCGCATCCACGCCAGCGCCAAAGACCGGCCGAATCTGTGGATCCTGTTCTTCCGGTGGTTTTACCTCATCATCATTCCCCTGACCATCGGCGGCATGTTGATCCACAACCTTTTGGATTACGTCCGCAAAGCCCTCGACGGCCCGCCGCCGCTCCACGGGCGGGAATTGACCGCCCTCCGTTTGAATCGGTCCGAGCGTTGGCAACACGGCGTCCTCGCGTTGACGTTCACGGTCCTGGCCTACAGTGGGTTTGCTCTCGAGTTCCCCGAGGCCTGGTGGGCAAGGTCGTTCCAGTGGTTCGGCGGTGAACCCGCCCGAAAGGCCCTTCACCGGTGGACGGCTTTGGTCTTCACCCTCACCGGTGTTTGGCACGCGGTCTATATGCTGGGCACACGTCGGGGGCGGTTCCTGTTGCGGGTCAACATGCTGCCGCGCCTGCGGGATTTGATCGAGCCCATTCATCTGGTCTTATTCAACCTCGGTTTGCGCAAGGCACGGCCGTCGCTGCGTTACCCCAGCTACATCGAGCGGGCCGAATACTGGGCCCTTCTTTGGGGATCCCTGGTCATGGTCGCGACGGGCGCCCTGCTGGTGTTTAACGACTGGACGTTGAAACATCTGCCGC of the Elusimicrobiota bacterium genome contains:
- a CDS encoding cytochrome b/b6 domain-containing protein, which translates into the protein MPPPRRRSLWTLPWVGAAVAGAVICTPALRADDNETCLACHGSSDMGAPVVDMAAYAKSIHGGNLCVSCHTDAAEIPHPEKLAPVSCAKCHRLETQIYLQSDHGRAVARGKAEAASCKDCHGHSHTLLNSRNPASPVNRKNIHDTCAACHGKTDAPANQRLTERRPVDSYDHTVHGLAFAAGKINAAVCSDCHGTHDLHGSANPASRVNRTHIAATCGGCHQNVLAVYKESIHGSASAHGIKESPVCTDCHGEHTIRSATDPASMVFRGAVTKTCSGCHESERLAAKFGLPAGRLKSFMDTYHGLASKRGDMRVANCASCHGWHDVLPHTDTRSAIHPNNLSNTCGRCHEGAQTKLMSGRIHASAKDRPNLWILFFRWFYLIIIPLTIGGMLIHNLLDYVRKALDGPPPLHGRELTALRLNRSERWQHGVLALTFTVLAYSGFALEFPEAWWARSFQWFGGEPARKALHRWTALVFTLTGVWHAVYMLGTRRGRFLLRVNMLPRLRDLIEPIHLVLFNLGLRKARPSLRYPSYIERAEYWALLWGSLVMVATGALLVFNDWTLKHLPLWVPELATMVHYFEAILACLSILVWHAYWTVFDPSIYPLNWAWLTGRLRRSKNRTENPHGKK